In the Campylobacter showae genome, one interval contains:
- a CDS encoding amino acid ABC transporter permease has translation MLNEKFFRALFFVLIVSAGVYYFYPTELNEAQRLAYLKSYGVTLGLTIGGTAIGVTLGFILAFLKFLNIKILSFLIDEYVDILRGTPIILQLLIFSVVIFATWSDNFYVALIALGLNSSAYVAEIVRSGINSVDKGQMEAARAMGLNYYVSMREVVFPQATKNILPALANEFISLFKETSVVGYISVIDITMQSKSLQAVFYSPEPVIFTGIVYYVSVKFFTFLVKILERRLNRHD, from the coding sequence ATGCTAAACGAAAAATTTTTTAGGGCGCTATTTTTCGTCCTCATCGTCTCCGCGGGCGTTTATTATTTTTATCCGACGGAGTTAAACGAGGCACAACGTCTAGCTTACCTTAAAAGCTACGGCGTGACGCTGGGACTCACCATAGGCGGCACGGCTATAGGCGTGACTTTGGGCTTTATTTTGGCGTTTTTAAAATTTTTAAATATCAAAATTTTAAGCTTTCTCATCGACGAATACGTGGATATCCTGCGCGGAACGCCGATTATTTTGCAGTTGCTTATATTTTCGGTCGTGATTTTCGCGACTTGGAGCGATAACTTTTACGTCGCTTTGATCGCGCTTGGGCTAAACAGCTCCGCATACGTCGCAGAGATCGTGCGTAGCGGCATAAATAGCGTCGATAAAGGGCAAATGGAAGCTGCAAGGGCGATGGGCCTAAACTACTACGTCTCGATGCGAGAGGTGGTGTTTCCGCAGGCGACTAAAAACATCTTGCCTGCGCTTGCGAACGAATTTATCTCGCTGTTTAAAGAAACTTCGGTCGTAGGATACATCAGCGTGATCGACATCACGATGCAAAGCAAGAGCCTACAAGCGGTGTTTTATAGTCCGGAGCCCGTCATTTTCACGGGCATAGTTTACTACGTCAGCGTAAAGTTCTTTACGTTTTTGGTTAAAATTTTAGAGAGGAGACTAAATCGCCATGATTGA
- a CDS encoding SseB family protein, whose protein sequence is MNENLNDFIDVFLLDGGEQSEKALIAALKKTEFLAPVLINQALAKPDGSAVYEEEGSNIKFVLLENEESGLSYFPAFSSRAEMMRWRNDAEQEAINLRLKDYAAILDGAEDKYAGVVIDAFSHSLILDLTKLKAICAE, encoded by the coding sequence ATGAACGAAAATTTAAACGATTTTATAGACGTATTTTTACTAGACGGCGGCGAACAAAGCGAAAAGGCGCTAATCGCAGCGCTAAAAAAGACAGAGTTTTTAGCGCCCGTACTCATAAACCAAGCCTTAGCAAAGCCTGACGGCAGCGCAGTTTATGAAGAAGAAGGCTCAAATATCAAATTTGTCCTACTTGAAAACGAAGAGAGCGGGCTTAGCTATTTCCCGGCGTTTTCTAGCAGAGCCGAGATGATGAGATGGCGAAACGACGCCGAGCAAGAGGCGATAAATCTACGCCTAAAAGACTACGCCGCGATACTAGATGGCGCCGAAGACAAATACGCCGGAGTCGTGATAGACGCGTTTTCGCATAGTTTGATTTTGGATTTAACAAAACTTAAAGCAATCTGCGCGGAGTAA
- the thiE gene encoding thiamine phosphate synthase, whose protein sequence is MAKVYAITDDALTPENSILEQTRELLECGVKFLQYRTKLEPKNERVATALKELCERYGARFIVNDDVKFAAKIGANAMHIGKNDGGVKAARKILGDDAFIGVSCYDDLNLALKAQDEGASYAAFGALFASPTKPNAPLCKFETIRRAKEILRIPVCVIGGINAANIAQIAALNPDYIAVISALYRPESIKENLRNLQAFL, encoded by the coding sequence GTGGCTAAAGTTTACGCTATCACGGACGACGCCCTAACGCCCGAAAACAGCATACTCGAGCAAACTCGCGAGCTACTAGAGTGCGGAGTGAAGTTTTTACAGTACCGCACCAAGCTTGAGCCCAAAAACGAGCGCGTAGCGACTGCGCTAAAAGAGCTTTGCGAGCGTTACGGCGCGAGATTTATCGTAAACGACGACGTCAAATTTGCCGCCAAAATAGGCGCAAATGCCATGCACATCGGCAAAAACGACGGCGGAGTAAAGGCCGCTAGAAAGATCCTGGGCGATGACGCTTTCATCGGCGTTAGCTGTTATGACGATCTAAATTTAGCCCTGAAAGCGCAGGATGAGGGCGCCTCTTACGCGGCATTTGGCGCCTTGTTTGCAAGCCCGACCAAGCCAAACGCCCCGCTTTGTAAATTTGAAACGATCAGGCGCGCAAAGGAAATTTTACGTATCCCAGTTTGCGTGATCGGCGGCATAAACGCAGCAAATATCGCGCAAATCGCCGCACTAAATCCAGACTATATCGCCGTTATCTCGGCACTCTATCGTCCCGAATCCATAAAAGAAAATTTGCGAAATTTGCAAGCGTTTTTGTAA
- the thiD gene encoding bifunctional hydroxymethylpyrimidine kinase/phosphomethylpyrimidine kinase: MKNPKKNILIIAGSDSVGGAGVQADIKTCEAYGCYSATAITALTAQNTNGVSAVMPVTPEFLNAQLEAVCAELKFDAVKIGMLFNEQLIACVKAWLEQNRGISAVIDPVCVAKSGAKLLQEGAINALKELLSLARIATPNLDEARILGLNFDGERLNLGANLPCDVVLKRTQTSAICEDTLYKKSGEIVKFGEPLERPTIMHGAGCSFSAAIACALACGADEITAIRRAKAFVANAIKNAHGSNFGMRLLDHKAAGENRG; this comes from the coding sequence ATGAAAAATCCTAAAAAAAATATCCTAATCATCGCAGGCAGCGACAGCGTCGGGGGTGCCGGCGTGCAAGCCGACATAAAAACCTGCGAGGCCTACGGCTGCTATAGCGCGACCGCGATCACTGCTCTAACAGCGCAAAACACAAACGGCGTGAGCGCGGTGATGCCCGTAACGCCAGAGTTTTTAAACGCGCAGCTAGAAGCAGTCTGCGCCGAGCTAAAATTTGACGCCGTAAAGATCGGCATGCTCTTTAACGAACAGCTCATAGCATGCGTCAAAGCCTGGCTAGAGCAAAACCGAGGCATAAGCGCCGTGATAGATCCCGTCTGCGTGGCAAAATCGGGCGCCAAGCTGCTGCAAGAGGGCGCCATAAACGCGCTAAAAGAGCTTTTGAGTCTAGCCCGCATCGCGACGCCGAATTTAGACGAAGCGCGCATTTTAGGGTTAAATTTTGACGGCGAGCGGTTAAATTTAGGCGCGAATCTACCTTGCGACGTGGTGCTAAAACGCACGCAAACGAGCGCGATTTGCGAGGACACGCTTTATAAAAAAAGCGGCGAGATAGTTAAATTCGGCGAGCCGCTCGAGCGTCCTACGATCATGCACGGCGCTGGTTGTAGCTTCTCCGCGGCTATCGCCTGCGCCCTAGCGTGCGGGGCAGACGAGATAACGGCAATCAGACGCGCCAAAGCCTTTGTCGCAAACGCCATCAAAAACGCTCACGGCTCAAATTTCGGCATGCGGCTGCTAGATCACAAAGCAGCGGGCGAAAACCGTGGCTAA
- a CDS encoding nicotinate phosphoribosyltransferase: MTQFDARNVSMVMDLYELTMAEGYFKSGDQPRVAFDVFYRKVPDGGGFAIFAGLEQIIEYVENLRFDESDVSYLRSLNLFSEDFLDYLRKFRFRGDIYAFAEGTIIYPQEPFMTVVASPIDAQLIETAILSQINHQSLIATKARRIVKAADGRSVFDFGARRAHNFDAAVYGARAAYIGGADGTATVLAAKTFGIPTTGTMAHSWVMYFGDEFEAFKRYALLYPDSASLLVDTYDVLHSGVPNAIKTAKEVLEPLGKRLKAVRLDSGDLAYLSKKTRAMLDAAGLQDCKIIVSNSLDEYTIASILAQGGQIDGFGVGERLITSKSDPIFSGVYKLVAVENGGKFNPRIKLSEAVEKMTNPGIKKVWRIYQNGQAIADLIANADETPDLSKPYRYIDPQKPWKELYFEGCTARQLQNLVVKDGKRVSEKVNLAQIREYVKEQLENEIWQEEQRFENPHKHYVDMSVNYYEMKMNLLKQTKK; encoded by the coding sequence ATGACGCAGTTTGACGCGAGAAATGTCAGCATGGTGATGGATCTTTACGAACTTACGATGGCGGAGGGGTATTTTAAAAGCGGGGATCAGCCGCGCGTGGCGTTTGACGTTTTTTACCGCAAGGTGCCCGACGGCGGCGGTTTTGCGATATTTGCGGGACTTGAGCAGATCATAGAGTATGTAGAAAATTTACGCTTTGACGAGAGCGACGTGAGCTATCTGCGTTCGTTAAATTTATTTAGCGAGGATTTTTTGGATTACCTGCGCAAATTTCGCTTTAGAGGCGATATATACGCATTTGCCGAAGGTACGATCATCTATCCGCAAGAGCCTTTTATGACCGTCGTGGCCTCGCCTATCGACGCGCAGCTCATAGAAACCGCGATCCTATCGCAGATAAACCACCAAAGCCTCATAGCGACCAAAGCCAGGCGCATCGTAAAGGCCGCGGACGGCAGGAGCGTGTTTGACTTTGGCGCCAGACGCGCGCATAACTTTGACGCCGCCGTATATGGCGCCAGAGCTGCATACATCGGCGGCGCGGACGGTACGGCGACGGTGCTAGCTGCTAAGACTTTTGGCATACCAACGACGGGCACGATGGCGCACAGCTGGGTGATGTATTTCGGCGACGAATTTGAGGCATTTAAGCGTTACGCCCTGCTCTATCCAGACTCCGCTTCGCTGCTCGTAGATACCTACGACGTGCTGCATAGCGGCGTGCCAAACGCGATAAAAACAGCAAAAGAGGTGCTAGAGCCGCTAGGCAAGCGCCTAAAAGCGGTCAGGTTAGACTCCGGCGACCTGGCATATCTATCCAAAAAAACGCGTGCGATGTTAGATGCGGCGGGGCTACAAGACTGCAAAATCATCGTCTCAAACAGCCTGGATGAATACACCATCGCCTCGATCCTGGCCCAAGGCGGACAGATAGACGGCTTTGGTGTGGGCGAACGGCTGATAACCTCCAAGAGCGATCCGATTTTTAGCGGGGTTTATAAGCTAGTAGCAGTCGAAAACGGCGGCAAATTTAACCCTCGTATCAAGCTATCCGAAGCCGTAGAAAAGATGACCAATCCCGGCATAAAAAAGGTCTGGCGTATCTACCAAAACGGCCAAGCCATAGCCGACCTCATCGCAAACGCGGACGAAACGCCCGACCTATCCAAGCCGTACCGCTATATAGATCCCCAAAAGCCGTGGAAGGAGCTGTATTTTGAAGGTTGCACGGCGCGGCAGCTGCAAAATCTAGTCGTAAAAGACGGCAAGCGTGTGAGCGAGAAAGTAAATTTAGCGCAAATTAGAGAGTACGTAAAAGAGCAGCTCGAAAATGAAATTTGGCAGGAGGAGCAACGCTTTGAAAACCCGCACAAACACTACGTCGATATGAGCGTGAACTACTACGAGATGAAGATGAACCTGCTAAAACAAACCAAAAAATAG
- a CDS encoding basic amino acid ABC transporter substrate-binding protein — MKKIFALLLAALATLGAAELKIGTAANYPPFEYVDEQNKITGFDMDLVAELAKRAGFEYKIVNMSFDGLIPALKTGKIDAVASAMSATDDRRKSVDFTQSYYATENIYLRAKGNDAIASKDALNGKRVGVQQGTVQEIAANAIAGAKVVPAEDPVPLIMGLKKGKIDAVVLDSSIGYGFLKKNPELEEFYKENDGSEGFSMAFDKGKQADLIAKINAALDEMKKDGSYDKLLEKYDLK; from the coding sequence ATGAAAAAGATTTTTGCGCTGCTTTTAGCGGCTCTAGCTACGCTTGGTGCCGCCGAGCTAAAGATCGGTACCGCTGCTAACTATCCGCCGTTTGAGTACGTGGACGAGCAAAACAAGATCACGGGTTTTGATATGGATCTGGTAGCAGAGCTCGCTAAACGCGCGGGTTTTGAGTACAAGATCGTAAATATGAGCTTTGACGGCCTAATCCCAGCTCTAAAAACGGGCAAGATCGACGCCGTAGCAAGCGCGATGAGCGCAACCGACGATAGACGAAAGTCGGTTGATTTCACGCAGTCTTACTACGCTACCGAAAACATCTACTTGCGCGCTAAAGGCAACGACGCTATCGCGAGCAAAGACGCCCTAAACGGTAAAAGAGTGGGCGTACAACAAGGCACCGTCCAAGAGATCGCCGCTAACGCTATCGCAGGCGCTAAAGTCGTACCTGCCGAGGATCCGGTTCCGCTAATCATGGGACTAAAAAAAGGCAAGATAGACGCGGTCGTGCTTGATAGCTCGATCGGTTACGGGTTTTTAAAGAAAAATCCCGAGCTTGAGGAATTTTACAAAGAAAACGACGGTAGCGAAGGCTTTTCTATGGCGTTTGACAAAGGCAAGCAAGCAGATCTAATCGCTAAAATAAACGCCGCGCTCGACGAGATGAAAAAAGACGGCAGCTACGATAAACTGCTAGAAAAATACGATCTGAAATAA
- a CDS encoding NAD(P)H-dependent oxidoreductase has protein sequence MKTLIILAHPDIQNSVINKLLLQEALKEPQRFSVHDLTQVYTGGNIDAAREQELIRAHDALVLQFPLHNFSCPPILKSWIDAVMTHGFAYGRGSDGIAGRKVALAVTAGIKKSDYSSQGRYHFSLREVLVPFELAFKYYFRADYRDFFAFYGAEETPGVDYVSSQDDLERGTKEYAEFLRNLG, from the coding sequence ATGAAAACTCTAATCATCCTAGCCCACCCAGACATCCAAAACTCGGTTATAAACAAACTCCTGCTACAAGAGGCTCTCAAAGAGCCGCAGCGCTTTAGCGTTCATGATTTGACGCAGGTTTACACAGGCGGCAATATCGACGCCGCGCGCGAGCAAGAGCTCATCAGAGCCCACGATGCACTCGTTTTGCAGTTTCCGCTTCACAACTTCTCCTGCCCTCCGATTTTAAAATCATGGATCGACGCGGTGATGACGCACGGCTTTGCCTACGGACGCGGTTCAGACGGCATAGCGGGGCGTAAGGTGGCGCTAGCCGTGACTGCGGGCATCAAAAAGAGCGACTACAGCTCGCAAGGACGCTATCATTTTAGCCTGCGCGAGGTTCTTGTGCCGTTTGAGCTTGCGTTTAAATACTATTTTCGCGCCGATTATCGCGACTTTTTCGCATTTTACGGCGCCGAGGAGACTCCGGGCGTGGACTACGTATCAAGCCAGGACGATTTAGAGCGCGGCACTAAAGAATACGCGGAGTTTTTGCGAAATTTAGGCTAA
- a CDS encoding transporter substrate-binding domain-containing protein, with amino-acid sequence MSQNIVAALSAGKFKKLFVFVAAALMLSGCDQSSNENASKDAAVKNEAAPVAVQQTIRVGSSADYPPFEYIDEHNKIVGFEIDMIEAVGKKIGVKFDVQNMSFDGLIPALKTGKIDAALSGMSATEERRKSVDFTKPYYFSDNLFIRKKGTDVNATNMHLKKISAQIGTLQETAAKSICGDLAVPAENVAAAILSLKAGKIDVVLTDSPIGYEYLKQNSDLEEFLKLPDGTEGFAVAFDKGKHLELIGKIDAAIEELKKSGEFDKMMEKYGLK; translated from the coding sequence ATGTCACAAAACATCGTTGCGGCTTTGTCCGCCGGCAAATTTAAAAAACTTTTCGTTTTCGTAGCCGCCGCTTTGATGCTTTCAGGCTGCGATCAAAGCTCGAATGAAAACGCAAGCAAAGACGCCGCAGTAAAAAACGAGGCAGCCCCCGTAGCGGTACAACAAACGATAAGAGTGGGCTCTAGCGCGGACTATCCGCCGTTTGAGTATATCGACGAGCACAACAAGATCGTAGGCTTTGAAATCGATATGATAGAAGCCGTCGGTAAGAAAATAGGCGTCAAATTTGACGTACAAAACATGAGCTTTGACGGGCTGATCCCAGCTCTAAAAACGGGCAAGATAGACGCTGCGCTAAGCGGTATGAGCGCGACCGAGGAGAGAAGAAAATCGGTCGATTTCACCAAGCCTTATTATTTTTCGGATAATCTTTTCATCCGCAAAAAAGGCACCGACGTAAATGCGACCAATATGCATCTCAAGAAAATAAGCGCGCAAATAGGTACATTGCAAGAGACCGCGGCTAAATCTATCTGCGGCGACCTAGCCGTACCTGCAGAAAACGTAGCGGCTGCGATTTTATCGCTAAAAGCGGGCAAAATCGACGTCGTGCTAACAGATAGTCCGATCGGCTACGAGTATCTAAAGCAAAACTCTGATTTGGAGGAGTTTTTGAAGCTTCCCGACGGCACCGAGGGCTTTGCCGTCGCGTTTGACAAGGGCAAGCACCTAGAGCTAATCGGCAAAATAGATGCCGCGATAGAGGAGCTCAAAAAGAGCGGCGAATTTGACAAGATGATGGAAAAATACGGCCTAAAGTAA
- a CDS encoding CbrC family protein: MALYEFKDELEKYAEKEAKAVLVDVYELLGLKKSACELLGEICDPKDRKQLKKLGYLKQYAENSDADAVKRPQTASEAARQSKKLKALPHFRYHPDPFKTGVFKDDASVICECCGQPTDAYYCGSVYCVADVNYLCPHCIASGAAAAKFDASFIQDADPLPPGAADVQAKTEELFKRTPGYSSWQGERWLVCCDYYCEFLGDVGTKELEDLGIAEEVFTEYALRGEFAVEDAQGYLVAGGDMAGYLFRCTRCGKYKIQVDAS; encoded by the coding sequence TTGGCGCTGTATGAGTTCAAAGACGAGCTCGAAAAATACGCTGAAAAAGAGGCAAAAGCCGTGCTGGTAGACGTTTATGAACTACTTGGACTCAAAAAGAGCGCCTGCGAGCTACTCGGCGAAATTTGCGATCCGAAGGACAGAAAGCAGCTCAAAAAGCTCGGCTATCTGAAGCAGTATGCGGAAAATAGCGACGCAGATGCAGTAAAGCGCCCTCAAACCGCTAGCGAGGCGGCGCGCCAAAGCAAAAAACTAAAGGCGTTGCCTCATTTTCGTTATCACCCGGATCCATTTAAAACGGGCGTGTTTAAAGATGATGCGAGCGTGATTTGCGAGTGCTGCGGGCAGCCGACGGACGCGTATTATTGCGGTAGCGTTTACTGCGTGGCGGACGTGAACTACCTTTGCCCGCACTGCATCGCTAGCGGCGCGGCTGCGGCGAAATTTGACGCTAGCTTCATCCAGGACGCGGATCCTCTGCCGCCGGGCGCTGCGGACGTGCAGGCTAAAACCGAGGAGCTTTTTAAAAGGACGCCTGGGTATTCTAGCTGGCAAGGAGAGCGTTGGCTTGTATGCTGCGACTATTACTGCGAGTTTTTGGGCGACGTTGGCACGAAGGAATTAGAGGATTTGGGTATTGCCGAAGAGGTCTTTACCGAATACGCCCTGCGCGGCGAATTTGCGGTAGAGGATGCGCAGGGTTACCTCGTCGCAGGCGGCGATATGGCGGGCTATCTGTTTCGCTGCACCCGCTGCGGTAAATATAAAATTCAGGTCGATGCAAGCTAA
- the putP gene encoding sodium/proline symporter PutP produces the protein MDYARYIAIALYFGFLLFVGRYSYNKNANMGEYLLDNRRLGPVVTALSAGASDMSGWMLLGVPGALYATGLATIWMVLGLVIGAYCNYLFLAKRLRVYTEVASDSITIPDFLQNRFKDETKILRIVSELLILIFFTLYVSSGIIAGGKSFESFFGLDFKFGAIFTLAIVVFYTFFGGFRAVCITDAFQGTLMFLVLVAVPIVAFCNLNLPDGATFWSEVAKYGKNHLNVFYDQTFLSVLGLMAWGLGYFGQPHIIVRFMAIRSSKELAQARRIGIGWMAIGLVGAMMSGLIGFVYYSELNLPLADPEKVFLQLGETLFHPFFVGIIISAVLSAIMSTISSQLLVSASSVTQDFVFAFYKKEISQKAQVAAGRYAVVAVALVATALAFSFNESVLNVVGYAWAGFGASFGPVLLFSLYWRRMSALAALLGMITGGATVIAWIALGLNSYVYEILPGFAVSCVVIYLISLYGDAIDKMSNEPNSATVQDEFEKMKTRL, from the coding sequence ATGGATTATGCACGCTATATCGCCATCGCGCTGTATTTTGGATTTTTGCTTTTCGTGGGGCGATACTCGTATAACAAAAACGCCAATATGGGCGAATACCTGCTCGATAATCGCCGCCTAGGGCCCGTAGTTACGGCGCTAAGCGCGGGAGCCAGCGACATGAGCGGCTGGATGCTGCTTGGCGTGCCGGGCGCGCTTTACGCCACGGGGCTTGCTACGATTTGGATGGTTTTGGGGCTAGTTATCGGCGCGTATTGCAACTACCTGTTTTTAGCAAAGCGCCTGCGCGTTTATACCGAGGTTGCCAGCGATAGTATCACGATCCCTGATTTTTTACAAAATCGCTTCAAGGACGAGACCAAAATTTTACGCATAGTCTCGGAGCTTTTGATTTTGATATTTTTCACGCTATACGTGAGTAGCGGCATAATCGCGGGCGGCAAGAGCTTTGAGAGCTTTTTTGGATTAGATTTTAAATTCGGCGCGATCTTTACGCTGGCTATCGTCGTTTTTTACACGTTTTTCGGCGGATTTCGCGCGGTTTGTATCACGGACGCGTTTCAGGGCACGCTGATGTTTTTGGTTTTAGTCGCCGTGCCGATAGTGGCGTTTTGTAATCTAAATTTGCCTGACGGCGCTACATTTTGGAGCGAGGTGGCAAAATACGGTAAAAACCACCTAAACGTCTTTTACGACCAGACTTTTTTAAGCGTCTTAGGACTTATGGCGTGGGGGCTTGGATATTTCGGGCAGCCGCACATCATAGTTAGATTTATGGCGATACGAAGCTCAAAAGAGCTAGCCCAGGCGCGCCGCATCGGTATCGGCTGGATGGCGATAGGCTTAGTCGGGGCGATGATGAGCGGGCTTATCGGCTTTGTGTATTACAGCGAGTTAAATTTGCCTCTAGCAGACCCCGAGAAAGTCTTTTTGCAGCTTGGCGAGACGCTGTTTCATCCGTTTTTCGTGGGTATCATCATCTCAGCCGTGCTTTCAGCCATCATGAGCACGATCTCTAGCCAGCTTTTGGTTAGCGCAAGCTCGGTGACGCAGGACTTCGTGTTTGCCTTTTATAAAAAAGAAATCTCGCAAAAAGCTCAGGTCGCCGCGGGCAGATACGCCGTCGTGGCCGTCGCGCTAGTGGCTACCGCGCTTGCTTTTAGCTTTAACGAAAGCGTGCTAAACGTCGTGGGCTACGCGTGGGCCGGTTTTGGCGCGAGCTTTGGGCCGGTGCTGCTTTTTAGCCTTTACTGGCGCAGGATGAGCGCGCTGGCGGCCTTGCTGGGTATGATAACGGGCGGAGCGACGGTGATTGCTTGGATAGCGCTTGGGCTAAATTCTTACGTTTACGAGATATTGCCGGGCTTTGCGGTTTCTTGCGTCGTGATTTATCTCATCAGCCTTTACGGCGACGCGATAGATAAGATGAGCAACGAGCCAAACTCGGCCACCGTGCAGGATGAATTTGAAAAAATGAAAACGAGGCTGTAA
- a CDS encoding DUF2130 domain-containing protein, with the protein MQSSVKCGNCGAEVDVNLALKTELELEMKQKMAAARRDFDKEIEAKRAEYKAHLDALNAKEKEFDAKFAAALNAKKTELENEIKAKLESENLNIVNALKTELEAKSKQINELNLKTLEIEKLKREKSEFESALMAKTEAELSKRLNEEKERLGKALAEQNELKFKQKDEQLEALKKQLNEAQRRIEQGSEQLQGETQELAIEAWLREKFVFDTIDEVKKGANGADVMQIVNTREAQNCGKIYYESKRTKNFSNEWIEKFKADMRASGADVGVLVSEARPRELERMGLIDGVWVCNYEEFKALCFVLRQGVVELNFARNSAQNRSNKMEMLYSYLVSNEFKMRIEAIVEGFSAMSDELEREKNAMKRIWKSREKQIEKVRDNAIEMFGSIKGIAGNAIGEIRTLELGFDAGDFDSL; encoded by the coding sequence ATGCAAAGTAGCGTAAAATGCGGTAACTGCGGCGCCGAAGTCGATGTAAATTTGGCTCTAAAAACCGAGCTTGAGCTTGAAATGAAGCAAAAAATGGCGGCGGCTAGGCGAGATTTCGACAAAGAGATCGAAGCAAAAAGGGCCGAATACAAGGCTCATTTAGACGCTCTAAACGCAAAGGAAAAAGAATTTGACGCCAAATTTGCCGCAGCCCTAAACGCTAAAAAAACAGAGCTTGAAAATGAAATAAAAGCAAAGCTTGAAAGCGAAAATTTAAATATAGTAAACGCCCTAAAAACCGAGCTTGAAGCCAAGTCAAAGCAGATAAACGAGCTAAATTTAAAGACGCTTGAAATAGAAAAGCTAAAACGCGAAAAGAGCGAGTTTGAAAGCGCGCTGATGGCTAAAACCGAGGCCGAGCTAAGCAAGCGCCTAAACGAGGAAAAAGAGCGGCTAGGCAAGGCTTTGGCCGAGCAAAACGAGCTAAAATTTAAGCAAAAAGACGAGCAGCTAGAGGCGCTAAAAAAGCAGCTAAACGAGGCGCAAAGACGCATAGAGCAGGGCAGCGAGCAGCTACAAGGCGAGACGCAAGAGCTTGCTATCGAGGCGTGGCTACGGGAGAAGTTTGTATTTGATACCATAGACGAGGTCAAAAAGGGCGCAAACGGCGCGGACGTGATGCAGATCGTAAATACCCGCGAGGCGCAAAACTGCGGCAAAATCTACTACGAGAGCAAACGCACGAAAAATTTCTCAAACGAATGGATAGAGAAATTTAAGGCCGATATGCGCGCATCGGGCGCCGACGTCGGGGTGCTAGTTAGCGAGGCGCGCCCGCGGGAGCTAGAGCGCATGGGGCTGATTGACGGCGTATGGGTGTGCAACTACGAGGAGTTTAAGGCGCTTTGTTTCGTGCTAAGGCAGGGCGTCGTGGAGCTAAATTTCGCTAGGAACTCCGCGCAAAACCGCTCAAACAAGATGGAGATGCTCTACTCGTATCTAGTTAGCAACGAGTTTAAGATGCGTATCGAGGCTATCGTGGAAGGCTTTTCTGCGATGAGCGATGAGCTAGAGCGCGAGAAAAACGCGATGAAACGCATCTGGAAGAGCCGCGAAAAACAGATCGAAAAGGTGCGCGACAACGCGATCGAGATGTTTGGCTCGATAAAGGGGATCGCTGGAAATGCGATAGGGGAGATAAGGACGCTGGAACTGGGGTTTGATGCGGGCGATTTTGATTCCCTGTAA
- a CDS encoding amino acid ABC transporter ATP-binding protein: MIEIRNLSKNYGDLRVLDGISVDIKQGEIIAIIGPSGGGKSTFLRCINRLEEPSGGHIKINGEDITDKKTDINKIRQKVSMVFQHFNLFANKNVLQNLTLAPIKAGILDKESAEKRADELLKSVGLSDKKYAFPHKLSGGQKQRIAIARSLAMNPEVILFDEPTSALDPEMIGEVLDIMKDVAAKGITMLVVTHEMGFAKNVANRIFFMHGGKIAVDDTPKNVFENPSNQRLQDFLGKILNH, encoded by the coding sequence ATGATTGAGATTAGAAATTTGAGTAAAAATTACGGCGATTTACGCGTCCTCGATGGTATAAGCGTAGATATCAAACAAGGCGAAATCATCGCTATCATAGGCCCTAGCGGCGGAGGCAAAAGTACGTTTTTACGCTGCATAAACCGCCTAGAAGAGCCAAGCGGCGGGCACATAAAGATAAACGGCGAGGATATAACGGACAAAAAAACGGATATAAACAAAATCCGTCAAAAAGTGAGCATGGTTTTTCAGCACTTTAACCTTTTTGCAAATAAAAACGTCTTGCAAAATTTAACCCTAGCTCCGATAAAAGCGGGAATTTTGGATAAAGAAAGCGCGGAAAAAAGAGCCGACGAGCTGCTAAAAAGCGTGGGTTTAAGCGATAAAAAATATGCCTTCCCGCACAAGCTCTCCGGCGGTCAAAAACAGCGTATAGCGATAGCTAGAAGCCTCGCGATGAATCCCGAGGTCATACTCTTTGACGAGCCCACCAGCGCGCTAGATCCCGAGATGATCGGCGAAGTGCTAGACATCATGAAGGACGTCGCGGCAAAAGGCATCACGATGCTAGTAGTCACCCACGAGATGGGTTTTGCTAAAAACGTGGCAAACAGGATATTTTTCATGCACGGCGGTAAAATAGCCGTGGACGACACGCCTAAAAACGTATTTGAAAACCCCAGCAATCAGCGTTTGCAGGATTTTCTAGGTAAAATTTTAAACCACTAA